The proteins below are encoded in one region of Methanofollis aquaemaris:
- a CDS encoding DUF6345 domain-containing protein: protein MYPATAFDPTSNSLILYEGWNVVSTPLQLADGYDTMQIFEDVDSGGHSIFHYDGANDRWEAMGSQDEFRPLEGVWIYSTGPYRIRLHFKPEQEQRAPVKHLYSGWNAIGFWDVHQACARDMLLPLGSAWSKAHGYDTGTQADEVSMERDGTGSHSDQRLMFPGKGYWVYMAEEGDLTYPRYRTYSCCAEWVGDYHGAMDPLPSADDEAEGFYDTLTSSSLWNGKFINGNDAAMERHWKDPAFGGADSDYSDSAHMAFFVGHGGSDGFAFGTASDDYSLNYDEVRWGNTKTDWIVLGSCSTLNATTREHWEDAFEGLHSICGFDTIGGAHPDMGWYFAQQLMDGETIWEAWSAATDQYVFPNDGSLRSAILAADIDGDLSTPDCLDDHIYGYGSSINPPGDPPNFQYEVNLCMKE from the coding sequence TTGTATCCGGCAACCGCCTTTGATCCAACATCGAATTCCCTGATACTTTATGAGGGATGGAATGTCGTCTCGACACCACTCCAACTTGCCGACGGGTATGACACGATGCAAATCTTCGAAGACGTTGATTCGGGCGGTCATTCCATCTTCCACTATGATGGGGCAAATGACCGATGGGAAGCGATGGGCTCGCAAGACGAATTCAGGCCGCTTGAGGGGGTATGGATCTACTCAACAGGACCATATCGGATTCGGCTGCATTTCAAACCTGAGCAGGAACAAAGGGCACCGGTAAAACACCTTTATTCAGGCTGGAATGCCATCGGCTTCTGGGATGTGCACCAGGCCTGCGCGCGGGACATGCTCCTCCCCCTCGGGAGTGCCTGGTCAAAAGCACATGGGTATGATACAGGAACACAGGCAGACGAAGTCAGCATGGAAAGGGACGGCACCGGCAGCCACAGCGACCAGCGCCTGATGTTTCCAGGAAAGGGGTACTGGGTGTACATGGCGGAGGAGGGAGACCTGACCTACCCGCGCTACAGGACCTATTCCTGCTGCGCCGAATGGGTGGGGGACTACCATGGCGCAATGGACCCCCTTCCAAGCGCCGATGACGAAGCCGAGGGTTTTTACGACACTCTCACCTCTTCAAGTTTATGGAACGGGAAGTTCATCAACGGCAATGACGCCGCTATGGAACGGCACTGGAAAGATCCTGCCTTCGGTGGGGCAGACTCTGACTACAGCGACAGCGCGCACATGGCCTTCTTTGTAGGGCATGGGGGGTCGGATGGGTTCGCCTTCGGGACGGCTTCCGACGATTACAGCCTGAACTACGACGAGGTGCGCTGGGGCAACACGAAGACCGACTGGATCGTCCTCGGGTCATGCAGCACCCTCAATGCAACGACAAGAGAACACTGGGAAGACGCCTTCGAGGGGCTCCACTCCATCTGCGGCTTCGACACTATCGGAGGCGCTCACCCTGATATGGGTTGGTATTTTGCACAGCAATTGATGGACGGAGAAACCATCTGGGAGGCGTGGTCCGCGGCGACGGATCAGTACGTGTTCCCGAATGACGGCAGTCTTCGGTCGGCGATTCTTGCCGCCGACATCGACGGCGATCTGAGTACGCCGGATTGTCTTGACGACCACATTTACGGGTACGGGTCGTCGATCAACCCGCCCGGCGATCCGCCGAATTTCCAGTACGAAGTAAATTTATGCATGAAGGAATGA
- a CDS encoding CDC48 family AAA ATPase yields MPKDQVEVIVKEAYHEDAGRGIARVGIDVMKALNLVSGDVIEIQGREKAAAIVWPGYPEDTGRGIVRIDGNIRSDARVGIDDTVRVRKVEAGYGQKVVIQPTQPIRLVGGEQYLRRLMAGRPVFEGQSFRINVLGNPLTFVISKVTPRGIAIITDTTEIELKETPYKPEEGKRKPVSDVHYEDIGGLGRELDMVREMIELPLRHPEIFERLGIEPPKGVLLYGPPGTGKTLIAKAVANEVDAHFISISGPEIMSKYYGESEERLREVFEEAQENAPTIIFIDELDSIAPKREETKGEVERRVVAQLLALMDGLETRGQVVVIAATNIPDVLDPALRRGGRFDREIEIGIPDKKGRHEILQVHTRGVPLAENVDLDHLAEITHGFVGADVSLLVKEAAMHALRKVIPKIKAEEEIPAELIEELKVTGENFDEALKHVEPSAMREVLVEVPDVKWTDVGGLEEVKADLTEAVEWPLKYPEVFARLQTKPPKGILLFGPPGTGKTLLAKATANESECNFISVKGPELLSKWVGESEKGVREIFRKARQAAPSIIFFDEIDSLVPRRGSYSDSTHVTESVVSQLLTELDGLEELKDVVVLGATNRPDMLDEALMRPGRLDRVVYVPPPDKESREKIFEVYLRGTEGLLAADVDVDAMVDRTEGFAGADIEAVVREAKLAAMREFIDAMRDKSPQERDDAVANVRVTKRHFDAAFERVKPSLPRERLEEFERLSWEILYSGEQRAALEKASSLVKRAGLVKEAGKDEKIKDLVGALEAATFARKKDFAGIRQLTEDLETKLEAFRKKPTFAGITPPMSGA; encoded by the coding sequence ATGCCAAAAGACCAGGTTGAAGTCATCGTCAAAGAAGCATATCACGAGGACGCAGGCCGGGGGATTGCGCGCGTCGGGATCGACGTGATGAAGGCCCTCAACCTCGTCTCCGGTGATGTGATCGAGATCCAGGGCCGCGAGAAAGCCGCGGCCATCGTCTGGCCCGGCTATCCCGAGGATACCGGCCGGGGAATTGTCAGGATCGACGGCAACATCAGGAGCGACGCACGGGTCGGGATCGACGATACCGTCAGAGTCAGAAAAGTGGAGGCAGGCTACGGCCAGAAGGTGGTCATCCAGCCCACCCAGCCGATCCGGCTCGTCGGCGGCGAACAGTATCTCCGCCGGCTGATGGCCGGGCGGCCGGTCTTCGAGGGACAGTCCTTCAGGATCAACGTCCTCGGCAACCCCCTCACCTTTGTCATCTCAAAGGTGACCCCGCGGGGAATCGCGATCATCACCGACACGACCGAGATCGAACTGAAGGAGACACCGTACAAACCTGAAGAAGGAAAACGCAAACCGGTCTCCGACGTCCACTACGAGGACATCGGCGGACTGGGTCGGGAACTCGACATGGTCAGGGAGATGATCGAACTCCCCCTGCGCCACCCCGAGATCTTCGAGCGCCTCGGGATCGAGCCCCCGAAGGGCGTGCTTCTCTACGGCCCGCCCGGCACCGGCAAGACGCTCATCGCCAAGGCCGTCGCCAACGAGGTGGACGCCCACTTCATCTCGATCTCGGGCCCCGAGATCATGAGCAAGTACTACGGCGAGTCTGAGGAACGGCTGCGCGAGGTCTTCGAGGAGGCCCAGGAGAACGCCCCGACGATCATCTTCATCGACGAACTCGACTCCATCGCTCCGAAGAGGGAGGAGACGAAGGGTGAGGTGGAGCGCCGCGTCGTCGCCCAACTCCTCGCCCTGATGGACGGGCTCGAGACCAGAGGACAGGTCGTGGTCATCGCCGCCACCAACATCCCCGACGTCCTCGACCCGGCGCTGCGCCGGGGCGGACGGTTCGACCGCGAGATCGAGATCGGGATCCCCGACAAGAAGGGGCGGCACGAGATCCTCCAGGTCCACACCAGGGGCGTGCCCCTCGCCGAGAACGTCGACCTCGACCACCTGGCAGAGATCACCCACGGTTTCGTCGGGGCCGACGTCTCCCTTCTGGTGAAGGAGGCGGCGATGCACGCCCTCCGCAAGGTGATCCCGAAGATCAAGGCAGAGGAGGAGATCCCCGCCGAACTGATCGAGGAACTGAAGGTGACCGGAGAGAACTTCGACGAGGCCCTCAAGCACGTCGAACCCTCGGCGATGCGCGAGGTGCTCGTCGAGGTGCCCGACGTGAAGTGGACCGACGTCGGCGGGCTCGAAGAGGTGAAGGCCGATCTCACCGAGGCGGTGGAGTGGCCGCTGAAGTACCCGGAGGTCTTTGCCAGGTTGCAGACCAAACCGCCCAAGGGCATCCTCCTCTTCGGCCCGCCCGGCACCGGCAAGACGTTGCTTGCCAAGGCGACCGCAAACGAAAGCGAGTGCAACTTCATCTCGGTGAAGGGGCCCGAACTCCTCTCGAAGTGGGTCGGCGAGTCTGAGAAAGGCGTGCGAGAGATCTTCAGGAAGGCACGGCAGGCGGCGCCGTCGATCATCTTCTTCGACGAGATCGATTCCCTGGTGCCGCGGCGCGGCTCGTACTCGGACTCGACGCATGTCACCGAGAGCGTCGTCTCCCAGCTCCTCACCGAACTCGACGGCCTGGAAGAACTCAAGGATGTCGTGGTCCTGGGTGCGACGAACCGGCCCGACATGCTCGACGAGGCCCTGATGCGCCCCGGCAGGCTCGACCGCGTCGTCTATGTCCCGCCGCCGGACAAAGAGAGCAGAGAGAAGATCTTCGAGGTCTACCTCCGCGGCACCGAGGGACTCCTCGCCGCCGACGTCGACGTCGACGCCATGGTGGACCGGACCGAGGGCTTTGCCGGCGCCGACATCGAGGCGGTGGTGAGAGAGGCGAAACTGGCGGCGATGCGCGAGTTCATCGACGCGATGCGGGACAAGTCGCCGCAGGAGCGCGACGACGCCGTTGCGAACGTGCGGGTCACGAAGAGACACTTCGATGCGGCCTTCGAGAGGGTGAAACCCTCCCTCCCCAGGGAGCGGCTCGAAGAGTTCGAGAGGCTCTCCTGGGAGATCCTGTACTCGGGCGAACAGCGGGCCGCCCTCGAGAAGGCCTCTTCCCTCGTCAAGCGTGCCGGCCTGGTCAAAGAGGCCGGGAAGGACGAAAAGATCAAGGATCTGGTCGGGGCCCTGGAGGCCGCAACCTTTGCCAGGAAGAAAGACTTTGCCGGGATCAGGCAACTCACCGAAGACCTGGAGACAAAACTCGAAGCGTTCAGGAAAAAACCGACCTTTGCGGGCATCACGCCCCCGATGAGCGGAGCCTGA
- a CDS encoding helix-turn-helix transcriptional regulator, translating to MPSIEDEALKVIQSRPDGVLQSELWKLLNIDSRKCSRVVRRIADAGLIDRIEFREEGIKTYRLKARKQAADPSLLMAGEELIPCIACELDCNVEQCPLLMDWMYELAISEMSSE from the coding sequence ATGCCGTCTATCGAAGATGAAGCGCTGAAGGTCATCCAGTCCAGGCCCGATGGGGTGCTCCAGAGTGAACTCTGGAAGCTCCTCAACATCGACAGCCGGAAATGCTCGAGGGTCGTGCGCAGGATCGCCGACGCCGGTCTTATCGACCGGATCGAGTTCAGGGAAGAGGGGATCAAGACCTACCGTCTGAAGGCACGCAAGCAGGCGGCCGACCCCTCCCTGCTCATGGCCGGGGAAGAACTGATCCCCTGCATCGCCTGCGAGCTCGACTGTAATGTCGAGCAGTGCCCACTTCTCATGGACTGGATGTACGAACTCGCAATCTCTGAGATGAGTAGCGAGTGA
- a CDS encoding LSM domain-containing protein — MVNSIVLPVKKVFSLVDSKIVVEIKDEGKKLQGRLVAVDEHMNLHMDETIEYNGDQRGRTLGTVVIRGNNILTISPLV, encoded by the coding sequence ATGGTCAACAGTATCGTTCTGCCGGTCAAGAAAGTTTTTTCGCTTGTCGATTCTAAAATCGTCGTTGAGATCAAGGACGAAGGGAAGAAACTTCAGGGCAGGCTCGTCGCCGTCGACGAACACATGAACCTGCACATGGATGAGACGATCGAGTACAACGGCGACCAGCGGGGGCGCACCCTCGGCACCGTCGTCATCAGAGGGAACAACATTCTGACGATCTCACCCCTCGTCTGA
- a CDS encoding endonuclease dU has protein sequence MHLAKKGLRALGIAESFRGRERSTLAGVVMRRDGIIDGFGFGEVAVGGTDATDAVIALFADLEREDVNLIMLSGCVIAWYNIIDPEQVWRETGVPVVVVTYEDSEGLEEEIRAHFPGDEERLEAYRRLGARTARTLRTGHTIYLRAAGIDVHEAGALVDVFTLEGKVPEPLRTARLAARAAMRYTCRQR, from the coding sequence ATGCATCTGGCGAAGAAGGGGTTGCGGGCCCTGGGGATCGCCGAGAGTTTCAGGGGGCGGGAACGCTCCACCCTGGCCGGGGTGGTGATGCGCAGGGACGGGATCATCGACGGTTTCGGGTTTGGAGAGGTGGCTGTCGGGGGCACGGATGCCACCGATGCGGTCATTGCGCTCTTTGCAGACCTTGAAAGGGAAGACGTCAATCTGATCATGCTGAGCGGGTGCGTCATCGCCTGGTACAATATCATCGATCCCGAACAGGTCTGGCGAGAAACCGGCGTGCCGGTCGTCGTCGTCACCTACGAGGACTCAGAAGGGCTTGAGGAAGAGATCCGCGCGCATTTTCCCGGCGACGAGGAGCGTCTGGAGGCGTACCGCCGCCTGGGAGCGCGCACGGCGCGCACCCTCCGCACCGGCCACACCATCTATCTGCGGGCGGCGGGAATTGATGTGCATGAGGCCGGGGCGCTGGTCGACGTCTTCACCCTGGAGGGGAAGGTGCCCGAACCACTCAGGACCGCCAGGCTCGCCGCACGCGCGGCTATGCGATATACGTGTCGGCAGAGATGA
- a CDS encoding fructose 1,6-bisphosphatase: MNAVTVLTADLGGYPAGMRAHPLVVETAAKMFRAEHGGVIADSFVTRAGGRLACAVTHQDGAAVEVLCDRVLSACAKTAGETGLIGPGDAETVTLPVDEEGAELLVFLTAGAKAGAWDRPLAGLYADPFTSPGLVGDPLMHPGFEFVCDDGAAFGTPEETYDLLGHLKAGGRVRKVRRKDGLSAAAAGAGADPALILRAGPGLPDVVTALGVAASPGSGLMPVGLCDLGPTRPKTACLGFSVRDLMLVGPADLYDDPTYERARTHTRPPAWP; this comes from the coding sequence ATGAACGCGGTCACCGTCCTCACCGCCGACCTCGGCGGCTACCCGGCCGGGATGCGGGCCCACCCTCTCGTCGTCGAGACGGCGGCGAAGATGTTCAGGGCCGAGCACGGCGGGGTGATCGCCGACTCGTTCGTGACGCGGGCCGGCGGGAGACTTGCCTGCGCGGTCACCCACCAGGACGGCGCGGCGGTCGAGGTCCTCTGTGACCGCGTGCTCTCCGCGTGTGCAAAGACCGCCGGAGAGACCGGACTCATCGGCCCCGGCGATGCGGAGACGGTCACCCTGCCCGTTGACGAGGAAGGGGCCGAGTTACTCGTCTTCCTCACTGCCGGAGCAAAAGCCGGGGCATGGGACCGACCCCTTGCCGGACTCTATGCCGACCCCTTCACCTCTCCGGGTCTGGTCGGCGACCCCCTGATGCACCCGGGCTTCGAGTTTGTCTGCGACGACGGCGCGGCCTTCGGCACGCCGGAAGAGACCTACGACCTCCTCGGCCATCTGAAAGCCGGCGGGAGGGTGCGGAAGGTCAGGCGAAAGGACGGACTCTCTGCCGCCGCCGCGGGTGCCGGCGCCGACCCCGCTCTCATCCTCAGGGCAGGCCCCGGCCTTCCTGATGTCGTGACGGCCCTCGGCGTCGCTGCGTCACCCGGGTCAGGGCTCATGCCGGTCGGCCTCTGCGACCTCGGCCCGACCCGCCCGAAGACCGCCTGCCTCGGGTTCTCGGTCCGCGATCTGATGCTCGTCGGCCCGGCCGATCTCTACGACGACCCGACCTACGAGCGGGCACGGACACACACCCGGCCGCCGGCCTGGCCGTGA
- a CDS encoding carboxymuconolactone decarboxylase family protein: MKPTTQRTIDDFLSHADEMADDVLAGTEEWLGTVPFIFKLMRERPEAFVFSALGDYKTARPASLDARTAELVAIAAAAGAGADKCVRVHIGAALKEGATRDEILDTILIAGVIGKTRVLADALRSFQESF, from the coding sequence ATGAAACCGACGACACAGAGAACCATCGACGACTTCCTCTCCCACGCCGACGAGATGGCCGACGACGTCCTTGCCGGCACCGAAGAATGGCTCGGCACCGTCCCCTTCATCTTCAAACTGATGCGCGAACGGCCCGAGGCCTTCGTCTTCTCGGCGCTCGGCGACTACAAGACCGCCCGCCCTGCGAGCCTCGATGCCCGGACCGCGGAACTCGTGGCCATCGCCGCGGCCGCAGGTGCCGGCGCCGACAAGTGCGTGAGGGTCCACATCGGGGCGGCCCTCAAGGAAGGCGCCACCCGCGACGAGATCCTGGACACCATCCTCATCGCCGGGGTCATCGGCAAGACCCGCGTCCTCGCCGACGCCCTCCGGTCATTCCAGGAATCGTTCTGA
- a CDS encoding 5-formyltetrahydrofolate cyclo-ligase: protein MSAVPEPERQAVEKKALREQVKARRAALSTDEIREKSGAISERLLPLLDGAGTVMLYASKPPEVETAGLIDALIAEGRRVVLPIIEKETHTLRLSSIPDRSVLVESTFHVPEPIGHEVPVDPADLDAVVVPMVGFDRVCNRLGYGAGYYDRFLEANPGLTVIGVAFSCQELPSIPSEPFDRRMDRIITEGECIACPP, encoded by the coding sequence ATGAGCGCTGTGCCGGAACCGGAGAGACAGGCCGTAGAGAAGAAGGCGTTGAGAGAGCAGGTCAAGGCACGCAGGGCCGCCCTCTCCACCGACGAGATCAGAGAAAAGAGCGGGGCCATCTCGGAGCGCCTCCTCCCCCTCCTGGACGGGGCCGGGACGGTGATGCTCTATGCCTCCAAGCCCCCCGAAGTCGAGACCGCAGGGCTCATCGACGCCCTCATCGCAGAGGGCAGGAGGGTCGTCCTCCCGATCATCGAGAAGGAGACCCATACCCTCCGCCTCTCTTCCATCCCCGACCGGAGCGTGCTGGTCGAGAGCACCTTCCATGTCCCCGAACCCATCGGCCACGAAGTCCCGGTCGACCCGGCCGACCTCGACGCCGTGGTCGTGCCCATGGTCGGGTTCGACCGTGTCTGTAACCGCCTCGGCTACGGCGCCGGATACTACGACCGCTTCCTTGAGGCCAACCCCGGCCTGACCGTCATCGGGGTCGCCTTTTCATGCCAGGAACTCCCGTCCATCCCGAGCGAACCCTTCGACCGGCGGATGGACCGGATCATTACCGAAGGTGAGTGCATCGCCTGTCCTCCCTGA
- a CDS encoding tetratricopeptide repeat protein — protein MKVKWAVILALLLVGTAFFLSDRIAEEPEFLNEHVAGTGAAVAGVFLSAGHAGPALDCVEFFAAADPDNPDLLWVKGDALSAAGRYEEAVVCYDTALLNDPDDPAMLVGKANALSMSGELEEALEACEQALASEPEAMAALDKAGYLNLRLGRYLEAADCYDTVIEARPGDAAAWIRRGDAFMYISLRQEEQLKETYRTLGTPGAGAAASFPNIDPYMEAMECYNQAIALDPKTAPFLAARLVARSEITVKTCEEILDNLGK, from the coding sequence ATGAAGGTGAAGTGGGCCGTCATCCTCGCTCTCCTCCTCGTCGGAACCGCTTTTTTTCTCTCCGACAGGATTGCAGAGGAACCTGAATTCCTCAACGAGCACGTCGCCGGCACCGGGGCCGCCGTCGCCGGGGTCTTTCTCTCTGCCGGTCATGCAGGGCCGGCCCTCGACTGCGTCGAATTCTTTGCCGCGGCCGACCCCGACAACCCCGACCTCCTCTGGGTGAAAGGCGACGCCCTCTCTGCCGCAGGCCGGTATGAGGAGGCGGTCGTCTGCTATGACACCGCCCTTCTGAACGATCCCGACGACCCCGCGATGCTCGTCGGGAAGGCGAACGCCCTCTCGATGTCCGGCGAGTTGGAGGAAGCCCTCGAAGCCTGCGAGCAGGCGCTCGCCAGCGAACCTGAGGCGATGGCCGCCCTGGACAAGGCCGGCTACCTCAACCTGCGCCTGGGCAGATATCTCGAGGCCGCCGACTGCTATGACACCGTCATCGAGGCGCGGCCAGGGGACGCGGCGGCCTGGATCAGGCGCGGGGACGCCTTCATGTACATCTCCCTCAGGCAGGAAGAACAACTCAAAGAGACCTACCGCACCCTCGGCACCCCCGGAGCCGGAGCCGCCGCATCTTTCCCCAACATCGACCCCTACATGGAAGCGATGGAGTGCTACAACCAGGCCATCGCCCTCGACCCCAAGACCGCCCCCTTCCTCGCCGCCAGACTGGTGGCGCGTTCAGAGATCACCGTAAAGACCTGCGAGGAGATCCTGGATAACCTCGGTAAATAG
- a CDS encoding WD40 repeat domain-containing protein, with protein MIERVLFVLLLLSICGGAAAQEVRGERAWEEVFGSEVLTASISPDGSYAAFGTRDKGAIYFFDRNGTLLWDHPTGCPVFGSAISENGEYVVQASEKVRVFTREGDLDWQWDPGFFAYSVAISPDGTYIVVGSDNKKVYLLERGKGEIWQNETVDDVLSVSISGDGEYIAAGAGNNVYLFTRNGTLLREQPTAKGIAAVALSPDGRLLASGSQDYRVHLYDRASGDLRWEYAAQNRVHSVSVAADGTVAAGSQDRRVYLFSENGTVLWEETMQATVSGVALAGDSTMLALSTGSGDHCGFLYTLGAPSVEEPIPTAFIETISTTVKPEKTTTEEPGREQVPAAELEEIKEGIPLPALVAGGGVLVGVGAALILLGRRRE; from the coding sequence ATGATAGAAAGAGTTCTTTTTGTACTGCTCCTGCTCTCGATCTGCGGGGGAGCGGCTGCTCAGGAAGTGCGAGGTGAGAGAGCATGGGAGGAGGTGTTCGGGAGCGAAGTCCTGACAGCGTCCATCTCACCGGACGGCTCGTACGCGGCCTTCGGGACAAGGGATAAGGGGGCGATCTATTTCTTTGACAGGAACGGCACGCTTCTCTGGGACCATCCGACCGGGTGTCCGGTCTTTGGTTCGGCGATATCGGAGAACGGAGAATATGTGGTCCAGGCTTCGGAGAAGGTGCGGGTCTTCACCAGGGAGGGAGATCTCGACTGGCAGTGGGATCCGGGATTTTTTGCCTATTCGGTCGCGATCAGTCCTGACGGCACCTACATCGTCGTCGGGAGCGACAACAAGAAGGTCTACCTGCTTGAAAGAGGCAAGGGAGAGATCTGGCAGAACGAGACAGTCGACGATGTGCTCTCGGTCTCGATATCAGGAGACGGCGAGTACATTGCCGCAGGCGCGGGGAACAATGTCTATCTCTTCACCAGAAACGGCACCCTCCTCCGGGAACAACCGACTGCGAAAGGGATCGCGGCGGTCGCGCTCTCGCCTGACGGCAGACTGCTGGCCTCAGGGTCGCAGGACTACCGGGTCCATCTCTACGACCGGGCCAGCGGCGATCTCAGATGGGAGTATGCCGCACAGAACCGGGTACATAGTGTCTCGGTCGCGGCCGACGGGACGGTCGCGGCCGGGTCGCAGGACCGGCGGGTCTACCTTTTCTCTGAGAACGGCACGGTGCTCTGGGAAGAGACGATGCAGGCGACCGTCAGCGGGGTCGCCCTCGCAGGGGACAGCACGATGCTCGCCCTCTCGACCGGCAGCGGCGACCACTGCGGTTTCCTGTATACTCTTGGGGCACCGTCTGTTGAGGAGCCCATACCGACCGCGTTCATCGAGACCATCAGCACGACCGTGAAACCTGAGAAAACAACAACAGAAGAACCGGGACGAGAGCAGGTGCCGGCTGCGGAACTTGAAGAAATAAAAGAGGGCATTCCCCTCCCGGCGCTTGTGGCCGGAGGCGGTGTCCTGGTCGGGGTCGGCGCGGCTCTGATCCTGCTTGGGAGGAGGAGGGAGTAA
- a CDS encoding beta/alpha barrel domain-containing protein produces the protein MSSQVSISVPADVPETARETYIQNLTTITHGTGRLMLFAGDQKIEHLNDDFYGENIPADDADPEHLFRVAKQGRIGVFATQIGLVARYGSDYPEVPYLVKLNSKTHLVKTAQKDPVSPLLTTVEQVVRFRDQSGLKIAGVGYTIYLGSEFEDRMLKEAAEVVNEAHQHGLITVLWIYPRGAAVKDEKDPHLIAGATGVAACLGSDFVKVNAPKKDGASAADLLKEATLAAGRTSVVCAGGSSVDEETFLRQLYDQIHTGGAHGNATGRNLHQKSLGEAVRMCNAISAITLDDASVEDALALLKGN, from the coding sequence ATGTCTTCACAGGTTTCCATTTCCGTCCCCGCCGACGTCCCCGAGACGGCGCGGGAGACCTATATCCAGAACCTTACCACCATCACCCATGGCACCGGCCGCCTGATGCTCTTTGCCGGAGACCAGAAGATCGAACACCTCAACGACGACTTTTATGGTGAGAACATCCCGGCCGACGACGCCGACCCCGAGCACCTCTTCAGGGTTGCGAAGCAGGGACGCATCGGCGTCTTTGCAACGCAGATCGGGCTCGTCGCCAGGTATGGATCAGATTACCCTGAAGTTCCCTATCTCGTCAAACTCAACTCCAAGACCCACCTGGTCAAGACCGCCCAGAAAGACCCGGTCAGCCCGCTCCTCACCACCGTCGAGCAGGTCGTCCGCTTCCGCGATCAGAGCGGCCTGAAGATCGCAGGCGTCGGCTACACCATCTACCTCGGCTCCGAGTTCGAGGACCGGATGCTCAAAGAGGCGGCCGAGGTCGTCAACGAGGCCCACCAGCACGGCCTGATCACCGTGCTCTGGATCTATCCGCGGGGTGCGGCGGTCAAGGACGAGAAAGACCCCCACCTCATCGCCGGGGCGACCGGTGTGGCCGCGTGTCTGGGCTCTGACTTCGTCAAGGTGAACGCCCCCAAGAAAGACGGCGCCTCCGCGGCCGACCTCCTCAAGGAAGCGACCCTTGCCGCAGGCCGGACCTCGGTCGTCTGCGCCGGCGGGTCGAGCGTCGACGAGGAGACCTTCCTCAGACAACTCTACGACCAGATCCACACCGGCGGCGCACACGGCAACGCCACCGGTCGCAACCTCCACCAGAAGTCCCTGGGCGAGGCGGTCAGGATGTGCAACGCCATCTCGGCCATCACCCTCGACGACGCCTCCGTCGAGGACGCCCTCGCGCTCCTGAAGGGCAACTGA
- a CDS encoding class 1 fructose-bisphosphatase gives MTTLREYLESAGCEAGLRDLILLIGRQATPIREAFITHQAYVDSENVFGEQQAAMDTWADAWITRVLGESGLIRELASEEQEEVAVFPDSAHEYAIVMDPMDGSSLIQTNLSVGTIIGIFGNGSVMQSGRNLKAALYLLYGPMTTLTLSVGQGVQVFAMDKDGEYRLLHRDMTIPEGKNYGTGGTRPTWVAPHRAFIEAIEEEGAKIRYTGSFVADFHQILTYGGVYCYPALNEKPTGKLRLLYEAIPIGFIAEQAGGKTSDGRQSLLDIVPEKPHQRTPIYVGSPGMIRKVEAAFGTRR, from the coding sequence ATGACGACACTGCGCGAATATCTGGAGTCCGCAGGCTGCGAGGCCGGGCTGCGGGATCTCATCCTGCTCATCGGCAGACAGGCGACCCCGATCAGGGAGGCCTTCATCACCCACCAGGCCTATGTCGATTCCGAGAATGTCTTCGGTGAACAGCAGGCCGCGATGGACACCTGGGCCGACGCCTGGATCACCCGCGTCCTCGGCGAGTCGGGACTGATCCGGGAACTCGCCTCCGAAGAGCAGGAAGAGGTGGCGGTCTTCCCTGACTCGGCCCATGAGTATGCGATCGTGATGGACCCGATGGACGGGTCGTCGCTCATCCAGACCAACCTCTCGGTCGGGACGATCATCGGGATCTTCGGGAACGGCAGCGTGATGCAGTCGGGACGAAACCTGAAGGCCGCCCTCTATCTGCTCTACGGCCCGATGACCACGCTCACCCTCTCGGTCGGGCAGGGCGTGCAGGTCTTTGCGATGGACAAAGACGGGGAGTACCGCCTCCTCCACCGGGACATGACCATCCCGGAGGGGAAGAACTACGGCACCGGCGGGACGCGCCCGACCTGGGTCGCACCCCACCGCGCCTTCATCGAAGCGATCGAGGAGGAAGGGGCGAAGATCCGGTACACCGGATCCTTCGTGGCCGACTTCCACCAGATCCTCACCTACGGCGGGGTCTACTGTTATCCGGCCCTCAACGAGAAACCGACCGGCAAACTCCGCCTCCTCTATGAGGCCATCCCCATCGGGTTCATCGCCGAACAGGCGGGAGGGAAGACCTCGGACGGTCGCCAGAGTCTTCTCGACATCGTTCCCGAAAAACCGCACCAGCGCACTCCCATCTATGTCGGGAGTCCGGGGATGATCCGGAAGGTGGAGGCGGCCTTCGGGACCAGGCGATGA